One genomic segment of Erythrobacter sp. THAF29 includes these proteins:
- the ctrA gene encoding response regulator transcription factor CtrA, with product MRVLLIEDEPTTAKAIELMLTTEGFNVYSTDLGEEGLDLGKLYDYDIILLDLNLPDMHGYDVLKKLRVAKVQTPVLILSGIAEMDSKIRSFGFGADDYVTKPFHREELVARIHAVVRRSKGHSQSIIRTGKLAVNLDAKTVEVDGARVHLTGKEYAMLELLSLRKGTTLTKEMFLNHLYGGMDEPELKIIDVFICKLRKKLSHACGGENYIETVWGRGYVLRDPDAEAEAA from the coding sequence CAAAAGCCATCGAGCTCATGCTCACCACCGAAGGCTTCAATGTTTATTCAACCGATCTGGGCGAAGAAGGCCTCGATCTGGGCAAGCTGTATGATTACGATATCATCCTGCTCGACCTGAACCTGCCGGACATGCACGGCTATGACGTGCTCAAGAAGCTGCGCGTCGCCAAGGTGCAGACGCCGGTCCTGATCCTTTCGGGCATCGCCGAGATGGACAGCAAGATCCGCTCGTTCGGTTTCGGTGCCGACGATTACGTGACCAAGCCCTTTCACCGTGAAGAGCTGGTCGCCCGCATCCACGCCGTGGTGCGCCGGTCGAAAGGCCACAGCCAGTCGATCATCCGCACCGGCAAGCTTGCCGTGAACCTCGATGCCAAGACCGTCGAAGTCGATGGCGCACGCGTCCATCTCACCGGCAAGGAATACGCGATGCTCGAGCTGCTTTCGCTGCGCAAGGGCACTACGCTGACCAAGGAAATGTTCCTCAACCATCTCTATGGCGGAATGGACGAGCCGGAACTCAAGATCATTGACGTCTTCATCTGCAAGCTGCGCAAGAAGCTCAGCCACGCATGCGGTGGCGAAAACTATATCGAAACCGTTTGGGGCCGTGGCTACGTTCTGCGCGATCCGGACGCAGAGGCCGAAGCGGCGTAA
- a CDS encoding tRNA (guanosine(46)-N(7))-methyltransferase TrmB: MTAFKEGDPTTLSRLYGRSVGKPLRAKQQALVDSLLPQIAVPDEGDVTAQALFGEDCPLHFEVGFGGGEHLAYRADLLPNHGFIGAEPFLNGVAQALTHVEEQRLSNVRIHHGDAIEVLKRVPDGALTMLYLLHPDPWPKNKHAKRRMMNDGPVRLFADKLKPGGEFRFGTDHPVYLRHALMVMQRFTDVFEWVVDGPASWQNRPSGWCETRYEQKAREKFGHEVWYFRFRRL; the protein is encoded by the coding sequence ATGACTGCATTCAAGGAAGGCGATCCCACCACCCTCAGCCGGCTGTATGGCCGCAGCGTCGGCAAGCCGCTGCGCGCGAAACAGCAGGCGCTGGTCGACAGTTTGCTGCCGCAGATCGCGGTGCCCGACGAAGGCGATGTCACAGCCCAGGCGCTGTTCGGCGAGGACTGCCCGCTTCATTTCGAGGTCGGTTTCGGCGGAGGCGAGCACCTTGCCTATCGTGCCGATCTCCTGCCCAATCACGGCTTCATCGGGGCCGAGCCGTTCCTCAACGGCGTCGCGCAGGCGCTGACCCATGTCGAGGAACAGCGCCTTTCCAATGTCCGTATCCACCACGGCGACGCTATCGAGGTGCTCAAGCGAGTGCCCGACGGCGCGTTGACCATGCTCTATCTCCTGCACCCCGACCCCTGGCCGAAAAACAAGCATGCCAAGCGCAGGATGATGAATGATGGCCCGGTCCGATTGTTCGCCGACAAGCTCAAGCCCGGCGGCGAATTCCGCTTTGGCACCGATCACCCCGTCTATCTGCGCCATGCGCTGATGGTGATGCAGCGATTCACCGATGTTTTCGAATGGGTCGTCGATGGCCCGGCAAGTTGGCAGAACCGTCCTTCGGGATGGTGCGAGACACGCTACGAACAGAAGGCGCGCGAGAAGTTCGGCCACGAAGTCTGGTACTTCAGGTTCAGGCGGCTGTAG
- a CDS encoding DUF917 domain-containing protein, producing the protein MASRRQFLGGLAIAAGTLAACRELPTGSGGERTANPEARPLDATALEDALVGSSYLGTGGGGSLEEARQLIAKDLAAGLAFSVIPVSALSDSDRVACPYGLASLAETSEEMQARLDAIENRVEEPVQAAFETLERHLGQKFAGVIMGEIGPLSLAEGLSIAARLGVPALDADTVGRAVPEINQHSVKVAGIPLTPISAATPFGDELVVETLGDPTRAEDILRSIAVVSRECGVTDSPITGAQAKAEGTLVTGSLGLAGQIGKAVREAKAAGSDPIEAAREAGDGYLLFTGTVSDFDWRDEDGFLVGEVRLNGTGDFADQSFSTGVKNEHLVARRDGAVIATCPDLISIIDVESGDGIVNPGYERGQRVAVLGFRCDPLWRSEAGLAVFSPRYFGYELDYIPIEELVV; encoded by the coding sequence ATGGCATCACGGCGGCAGTTTCTTGGCGGGTTGGCAATTGCGGCGGGGACTCTTGCTGCGTGCCGCGAATTGCCAACGGGTAGCGGAGGAGAGCGCACTGCCAATCCCGAGGCGCGTCCGCTCGATGCCACCGCGCTTGAGGACGCGCTCGTAGGCAGCTCCTATCTCGGGACCGGCGGCGGAGGGAGCCTCGAAGAAGCGCGTCAGCTGATCGCCAAGGATCTTGCGGCCGGTCTCGCATTCTCGGTTATCCCCGTGTCTGCTCTTTCCGACAGCGATCGGGTCGCTTGTCCCTATGGCCTGGCGAGCCTTGCCGAGACATCGGAAGAGATGCAGGCGCGCCTCGACGCCATCGAGAACCGCGTGGAAGAACCGGTGCAGGCCGCCTTCGAAACGCTCGAGCGCCATTTGGGGCAAAAGTTCGCCGGTGTCATCATGGGTGAAATCGGCCCGCTGAGTCTTGCCGAGGGGCTTTCCATCGCTGCGCGATTAGGCGTTCCCGCGCTCGATGCCGATACGGTCGGGCGCGCGGTGCCGGAGATCAACCAGCACTCGGTCAAGGTCGCCGGCATCCCCCTTACGCCCATCAGTGCGGCCACTCCCTTTGGCGATGAATTGGTGGTCGAGACGCTGGGCGATCCCACAAGGGCCGAGGACATCCTGCGCTCCATTGCAGTGGTTAGCCGAGAATGCGGGGTCACCGACAGTCCGATCACCGGCGCGCAGGCCAAGGCCGAGGGTACGCTCGTGACCGGAAGCCTCGGCCTTGCTGGGCAGATCGGCAAGGCAGTGCGCGAAGCAAAGGCAGCCGGGAGCGACCCGATCGAAGCCGCGCGCGAGGCTGGCGACGGTTATCTGCTCTTCACAGGCACCGTCAGCGATTTTGACTGGCGTGACGAAGACGGTTTCCTAGTCGGCGAGGTTCGATTGAACGGAACAGGCGATTTCGCGGATCAATCCTTCTCGACCGGCGTGAAGAATGAACATCTCGTCGCACGGCGCGATGGCGCGGTGATCGCGACCTGCCCCGACCTCATCAGCATCATCGATGTCGAGAGCGGCGATGGGATCGTGAACCCCGGCTACGAGCGGGGCCAGCGCGTCGCTGTGCTTGGCTTCCGCTGCGATCCGCTATGGCGGAGCGAGGCCGGGCTTGCGGTCTTCAGTCCACGCTATTTCGGCTACGAACTCGATTACATCCCAATCGAGGAGCTTGTCGTCTAG
- a CDS encoding aminotransferase class V-fold PLP-dependent enzyme, whose translation MNAIASQRDRFAIPREVHYLNCAYMAPLSHDVVAAMEEAARLKASPWNFEPADFFSVCERFRERAARLAGVAADTIAIVPSVSYALAVAAKNLTMSAGQNIVTLADQFPSNVYVWRELAARRGGNVVTVERPSQTCWSDAVLDAIGPDTAIVAVPHCHWADGRVVDLEAVGEKCREVGTALVLDLTQSLGAMPIDFSRVQPDFAVAACYKWLMGPYGIGMLYVDPKHYNGEPLEYNWINRGGSEDFARLVDYRDDFQPGARRFDMGERSNPPLLMGASAGLDFLLEFGVEHIAETLGEHTQAIADEAENAGLTSAAIGTRAPHFLSLGFPEGVPDGLTERLAAANVHVSVRGSSLRVTPHLYNDEIDRAALIAAIAS comes from the coding sequence ATGAACGCGATAGCCAGCCAAAGGGATCGGTTCGCGATCCCGCGCGAGGTGCATTACCTCAACTGCGCCTACATGGCGCCGCTCTCTCATGACGTCGTTGCGGCGATGGAAGAAGCCGCAAGGCTGAAGGCAAGCCCATGGAACTTCGAGCCCGCGGACTTCTTCTCGGTTTGTGAGCGCTTCCGAGAGCGGGCGGCGCGGTTGGCGGGAGTCGCGGCGGACACCATCGCGATCGTCCCTTCGGTCAGTTACGCGCTCGCAGTTGCGGCCAAGAACCTCACTATGTCGGCGGGACAGAACATCGTCACGCTCGCCGACCAGTTCCCTTCCAACGTTTACGTCTGGCGCGAACTGGCTGCGCGACGCGGCGGAAATGTGGTGACCGTCGAGCGGCCGAGCCAGACATGCTGGAGCGATGCGGTGCTCGACGCGATCGGTCCGGACACTGCCATCGTCGCGGTCCCGCACTGTCACTGGGCGGACGGACGAGTAGTCGATCTCGAAGCGGTCGGCGAGAAGTGCCGAGAGGTCGGTACAGCGCTGGTCCTCGACCTGACGCAATCGCTCGGTGCGATGCCGATCGACTTTTCCAGGGTGCAACCGGATTTCGCGGTCGCCGCCTGCTACAAATGGTTGATGGGGCCGTATGGGATCGGAATGCTCTACGTCGATCCGAAGCACTACAATGGCGAGCCGCTTGAGTACAACTGGATCAATCGCGGTGGCTCGGAAGATTTCGCGCGGCTGGTCGATTATCGCGACGATTTCCAGCCCGGCGCGCGGCGTTTCGACATGGGTGAGAGGTCGAATCCGCCGCTGCTGATGGGCGCAAGCGCAGGTCTCGATTTCCTGCTCGAATTCGGTGTGGAGCATATTGCCGAGACGCTTGGCGAGCACACGCAAGCAATCGCCGATGAAGCCGAAAACGCCGGTCTCACTTCCGCGGCGATCGGCACGCGAGCACCGCATTTTCTTTCGCTCGGCTTTCCCGAAGGCGTGCCGGACGGGCTCACCGAAAGGCTGGCGGCGGCGAACGTCCACGTCTCCGTGCGCGGCTCCTCGCTGCGCGTGACACCGCATCTCTACAACGATGAGATCGACCGGGCGGCATTGATCGCCGCAATCGCTAGCTAG
- a CDS encoding NADP-dependent malic enzyme, with amino-acid sequence MADENQGGQRPGRQGGFTTREALFYHETIRPGKLEVVATKPMTSQRDLSLAYSPGVAAPVEAIADEPSLAARYTARANLVAVISNGTAILGLGNLGALASKPVMEGKAVLFKRFADVDSIDIELATEDPEAFIEAVALMEPSFGGINLEDIKAPECFIIEQALRERMNIPVMHDDQHGTAIIAVAGLINACHLTGRDLKDVKMVVNGAGASALACTALAKSVGVPHDNVIVCDRSGPIYPGRDNVDQWKSAHAVETEARSLEEALEGADIFLGLSAAGALKPEWVEKMADKPIIFAMANPVPEIMPDEAKAVRPDAIIATGRSDFPNQVNNVLGFPFIFRGALDVQATTINEEMKVAAAQAIAELARERVPEEVAAAYGKNHKFGTDYIIPAPFDPRLIEVVSSAVAKAAMDSGVAQARIDDFEDYRIKLRGRLNPTTSVLTGVYEEAKNNPKRMVFAEAEEEVVLRAAIQYRDFGYGTPILVGRTKAVLDKLHQLSVSDPGSFEIQNSATSEHVPAMVDFLYKRLQRRGYTERDVRRMVNQERNVFAALLVALGHGDGMISGLTRTFAQTAKEINRVLDPKPGAIPFGIHMMIGKNHTTFLADTTINERPSAEELAHIARETAAVARRMGHEPRVAFLSYSTFGNPSGQWLANIRDAVAILDKEDPGFEYEGEMAPDAALNPKVMELYPFSRLSAPANVLVMPGLQSANLSAKILRELGGNATIGPMLIGMEKPVQIVPMTAIAPDVLTLAVLASAGVVG; translated from the coding sequence ATGGCGGACGAGAACCAAGGCGGGCAGCGACCTGGGCGACAGGGCGGCTTCACCACGCGCGAGGCGCTGTTTTACCACGAGACGATCCGGCCCGGTAAGCTGGAGGTCGTCGCGACCAAGCCGATGACCTCGCAGCGCGATCTCAGCCTCGCCTATTCGCCAGGCGTCGCCGCGCCGGTCGAAGCGATCGCCGACGAACCTTCGCTCGCCGCGCGCTACACCGCCCGCGCGAACCTCGTCGCGGTAATCTCCAACGGCACCGCCATTCTCGGTCTCGGCAATCTCGGTGCTCTCGCTTCGAAGCCCGTGATGGAAGGGAAGGCGGTGCTGTTCAAACGGTTCGCCGATGTCGACTCGATCGATATCGAGCTTGCGACCGAAGACCCGGAAGCATTTATCGAGGCTGTCGCGCTGATGGAGCCAAGCTTTGGCGGCATAAACCTTGAAGACATCAAGGCACCCGAATGCTTCATCATCGAACAGGCTCTGCGCGAGCGGATGAACATTCCGGTCATGCACGACGATCAGCACGGCACCGCAATCATCGCGGTCGCTGGCCTCATCAATGCGTGCCACCTGACGGGCCGCGATCTCAAGGACGTGAAGATGGTGGTGAACGGTGCGGGCGCATCGGCGCTTGCCTGCACCGCGCTCGCGAAGTCGGTTGGCGTGCCGCACGACAATGTGATCGTGTGCGACCGCTCCGGGCCGATTTATCCGGGCCGCGACAATGTCGACCAGTGGAAAAGCGCGCATGCGGTCGAGACCGAGGCGCGAAGCCTTGAGGAAGCGCTGGAAGGTGCGGACATCTTCCTCGGCCTTTCAGCGGCAGGTGCGCTCAAGCCCGAATGGGTGGAAAAAATGGCCGACAAGCCGATCATCTTCGCCATGGCCAACCCTGTTCCCGAGATCATGCCAGACGAGGCGAAGGCCGTCCGCCCCGACGCGATCATCGCGACCGGCCGCAGCGACTTCCCGAACCAGGTCAACAACGTGCTCGGCTTTCCCTTCATCTTCCGCGGCGCGCTCGACGTGCAGGCGACGACGATCAACGAGGAGATGAAAGTCGCCGCTGCGCAAGCCATCGCCGAACTCGCGCGCGAGCGCGTGCCGGAAGAAGTGGCTGCCGCCTACGGCAAGAACCACAAGTTCGGGACCGACTACATCATTCCCGCTCCGTTCGACCCGCGGCTGATCGAGGTTGTGTCCTCGGCGGTTGCCAAAGCGGCGATGGATTCAGGTGTTGCGCAGGCGCGGATCGATGATTTCGAAGACTATCGGATCAAGCTGCGTGGGCGGCTCAATCCGACCACCTCAGTGCTTACCGGCGTTTACGAAGAGGCGAAGAACAATCCCAAGCGGATGGTCTTTGCCGAAGCCGAAGAGGAAGTGGTGCTACGCGCAGCGATCCAGTATCGCGATTTTGGCTACGGCACGCCGATCCTCGTGGGGCGGACCAAGGCGGTGCTCGACAAGCTGCACCAGCTCTCGGTCTCCGATCCCGGCAGTTTCGAAATCCAGAACTCGGCGACCAGCGAACATGTGCCCGCCATGGTCGATTTTCTCTACAAGCGCCTGCAAAGACGCGGTTACACTGAACGCGACGTGCGGCGTATGGTGAACCAGGAACGTAACGTCTTCGCAGCGCTTCTGGTTGCGCTGGGTCACGGCGACGGGATGATCTCGGGTTTGACGCGAACCTTTGCGCAGACCGCGAAGGAGATAAATCGCGTCCTCGATCCCAAGCCCGGTGCCATTCCCTTCGGCATCCACATGATGATCGGGAAAAATCACACGACTTTCCTCGCCGACACCACGATCAACGAGCGCCCGAGCGCCGAGGAACTCGCGCACATCGCGCGCGAAACCGCGGCAGTAGCGCGGCGAATGGGGCACGAACCGCGCGTCGCTTTCCTTTCCTATTCGACATTCGGCAATCCTTCAGGGCAATGGCTCGCCAATATCCGCGATGCGGTAGCCATCCTCGACAAGGAAGATCCCGGCTTCGAATATGAAGGCGAGATGGCGCCCGACGCAGCGCTCAATCCCAAGGTGATGGAGCTCTATCCCTTTAGCCGTCTGTCTGCGCCTGCCAACGTGCTGGTGATGCCGGGCCTGCAGTCGGCGAACCTCTCTGCCAAAATTCTTCGCGAACTGGGCGGCAATGCCACGATCGGTCCGATGCTGATCGGGATGGAGAAACCCGTTCAGATTGTTCCCATGACGGCCATCGCGCCAGATGTGTTGACCTTGGCCGTACTGGCGAGTGCGGGTGTGGTGGGCTGA
- the mutS gene encoding DNA mismatch repair protein MutS, protein MAAKPTPMMEQYLALKAEAEGSLLFYRMGDFFELFFDDARKAAGILDIALTTRGEHGGEAVPMCGVPVHSAEGYLARLIKAGQRVAIAEQVETPDEAKARAKREGKPSSKALVKRDIVRFVTAGTLTEEALLNPRSANVLAALAEVRGTIGIASCDISTGAMVLEECTPELLGAELARIGATEVVVPEDWEHGPDEATFHARSTFSSDAGAKRLKSVHGVATLDGFGDFSRAMLAAAGGLIAYLDHVGRGSLPLLLPPVVRASASGMAMDEATRASLEILESQQGGRAGSLIATVDRCATGAGSRLLAQDLSAPLLDSDAIEERLALVKFWRDRPIERADLRDTLRALPDIGRALGRIVAGRGSPRDLGQVRDGFAEAGRIHEQLSLEVDRPALLETLLPRLVGHGALVDHLSRALIASPPTERANGGFIAEGYDASLDELREISGNARRAIAAMEARYRDETGIASLKIKHNGVLGYFIEVPSRHGDKLMEPDSGFTHRQTMKGAVRFNSLALHEEASRISEAGGHALAAEEAHFEDLIGEVAAAREAIAATAAALARIDVAAGNAERAAEGDWTRPDITDGDELAITKGRHPVVEAALAKAGERFVANDCTLDRTDRLWLIGGPNMGGKSTFLRQNALIVLLAQAGCFVPAEAARIGIVDRLFSRVGASDNLARGRSTFMVEMVETAAILSQATTRSFVILDEVGRGTSTYDGLALAWAVVEAVHSRIACRCLFATHYHELSRLADSCEALSLHHVRAREWKGDLVLLHELAEGPADRSYGLAVAKLAGVPDQVVKRASQVLEKLEQARTETGGIAAGLGELPLFAAAAQEAESQSAPEERLAERLAETDLDALSPREALDLLYELKREFASTDP, encoded by the coding sequence ATGGCCGCCAAACCCACCCCGATGATGGAGCAATATCTCGCGCTCAAGGCGGAAGCCGAGGGCTCACTGCTGTTCTATCGGATGGGCGATTTCTTCGAGCTGTTTTTTGACGACGCCCGAAAGGCCGCGGGTATTCTCGATATTGCTCTGACAACGCGCGGCGAGCACGGCGGCGAAGCTGTCCCCATGTGCGGCGTGCCTGTCCATTCGGCGGAGGGTTACCTCGCACGGCTGATCAAGGCAGGGCAGCGCGTCGCTATCGCTGAGCAGGTGGAGACACCCGACGAAGCCAAAGCGCGCGCGAAGCGGGAGGGCAAGCCTTCGTCGAAAGCCTTGGTGAAGCGCGACATCGTGCGCTTTGTGACGGCGGGAACGTTGACCGAAGAAGCGCTGCTCAATCCCCGCTCGGCCAACGTGCTTGCCGCGCTCGCCGAGGTGCGGGGAACGATTGGGATCGCAAGCTGCGACATTTCGACCGGGGCGATGGTGCTCGAAGAGTGCACGCCCGAATTGCTAGGCGCGGAACTTGCTCGAATTGGTGCGACCGAGGTGGTCGTGCCCGAAGACTGGGAGCACGGCCCGGACGAGGCGACCTTCCATGCTCGAAGTACCTTTTCCAGCGACGCTGGAGCAAAGCGGCTGAAATCGGTCCACGGCGTCGCGACGCTCGATGGCTTCGGAGATTTCTCGCGCGCTATGCTGGCTGCGGCAGGCGGGCTCATCGCCTATCTCGACCATGTCGGGCGCGGCTCGCTGCCGCTGCTCCTTCCGCCGGTCGTCAGGGCCAGTGCTTCGGGCATGGCGATGGATGAGGCGACCCGCGCGAGTCTCGAGATTTTGGAGAGTCAGCAAGGTGGCCGCGCTGGAAGCCTGATTGCGACCGTCGATCGCTGTGCAACCGGTGCAGGATCGCGGCTGCTTGCTCAAGACCTCTCCGCGCCGCTACTCGATAGCGATGCGATCGAAGAACGGCTCGCGCTGGTGAAGTTCTGGCGTGACCGTCCGATCGAACGTGCAGACCTGCGCGATACACTGCGCGCCCTGCCCGATATCGGAAGGGCGTTGGGACGGATCGTCGCTGGCCGAGGAAGTCCGCGCGATCTTGGGCAGGTGCGCGATGGGTTTGCGGAAGCGGGTCGCATTCACGAACAGTTGAGCCTCGAAGTCGATCGCCCCGCCCTCCTCGAAACGTTGCTCCCCCGTCTCGTCGGCCATGGAGCTTTGGTCGATCATCTGTCGCGCGCGCTCATTGCCTCGCCCCCGACCGAGCGGGCCAATGGCGGTTTCATCGCGGAAGGATACGACGCCAGCCTCGACGAACTGCGCGAGATTTCGGGCAATGCCCGCAGGGCGATCGCCGCGATGGAGGCCCGCTACCGCGACGAGACCGGCATCGCGTCGCTCAAGATCAAGCACAACGGCGTGCTCGGATACTTTATCGAGGTCCCGAGCCGCCACGGCGATAAGCTGATGGAACCCGATAGCGGCTTCACCCATCGCCAGACGATGAAAGGCGCCGTGCGGTTCAATTCGCTCGCACTGCACGAGGAAGCCTCGCGCATTTCCGAGGCAGGCGGACACGCGCTTGCCGCCGAGGAAGCGCATTTCGAAGATTTGATCGGCGAAGTTGCTGCAGCGCGAGAAGCCATCGCCGCGACCGCTGCCGCCCTAGCACGGATCGATGTGGCGGCAGGCAATGCCGAACGCGCGGCGGAAGGCGACTGGACCCGGCCCGATATCACGGATGGCGATGAACTCGCGATCACGAAAGGCCGCCACCCGGTGGTCGAGGCCGCGCTTGCCAAGGCGGGCGAGCGCTTCGTCGCAAACGATTGCACGCTCGATCGAACCGACCGCTTGTGGCTCATCGGCGGGCCGAATATGGGCGGCAAGTCGACCTTCTTGCGCCAGAATGCGCTTATCGTTCTGCTTGCACAGGCGGGATGCTTCGTTCCTGCCGAAGCCGCCCGGATCGGCATTGTCGACCGCCTGTTCAGCCGCGTCGGCGCGTCGGACAACCTGGCGCGCGGCCGCTCGACCTTTATGGTAGAGATGGTTGAGACAGCGGCGATCCTGAGCCAGGCGACGACCAGGAGCTTCGTCATTCTCGACGAAGTCGGGCGCGGAACATCTACTTATGACGGGCTCGCGCTTGCTTGGGCGGTGGTCGAGGCCGTGCATTCGCGCATTGCGTGCCGCTGCCTGTTCGCCACGCATTACCATGAGCTCTCACGGCTTGCAGACAGCTGCGAAGCGCTGTCGCTCCACCATGTCCGCGCACGCGAGTGGAAAGGCGATCTCGTCTTGCTTCACGAACTTGCCGAAGGGCCTGCCGACCGTTCGTACGGTCTTGCGGTTGCGAAGCTCGCAGGGGTCCCGGACCAGGTTGTAAAACGCGCGAGCCAAGTGCTCGAAAAACTCGAGCAGGCGCGTACGGAAACCGGCGGGATTGCCGCAGGACTCGGAGAATTGCCGCTATTCGCAGCCGCAGCTCAGGAGGCAGAGTCCCAGTCTGCACCGGAAGAGCGCCTCGCAGAGCGCCTGGCAGAGACCGATCTTGACGCGTTGAGCCCGCGTGAAGCGCTTGATTTGTTGTATGAATTGAAACGCGAGTTTGCTTCTACCGATCCTTAA
- a CDS encoding 3-hydroxyacyl-CoA dehydrogenase NAD-binding domain-containing protein, which translates to MRNIAVIGAGQMGTGIAQTVAQHGMPVMLSDIDLAHAEAGKANIEKAVTKLVGRGKIEAEAAEALLTKITPVAGYAPMAEADLIIEAATEREEIKNAIFENAGKVLADGAIMASNTSSIPITRMANHSPDPQRFIGLHFFNPVPVMGLIEVIPGLATAKETTDRVTAFAEGLGKQVVLSQDEPGFVVNRILLPMINEAVFVLGQSTAGIEDIDKGCRLGLNHPMGPLQLADFVGLDTCLDIINVLYKTTRDSKYRPAPLLVKYVEAGWLGQKTGRGFYDYSGEAPVPTR; encoded by the coding sequence ATGCGCAACATTGCCGTTATCGGCGCCGGTCAGATGGGGACCGGTATCGCCCAGACCGTCGCCCAGCACGGAATGCCCGTGATGCTCTCCGACATCGATCTCGCGCACGCCGAGGCTGGCAAGGCGAATATCGAGAAAGCAGTCACCAAACTCGTCGGTCGTGGCAAGATCGAAGCCGAAGCGGCAGAAGCGCTACTGACGAAGATCACGCCCGTCGCAGGTTACGCACCGATGGCGGAGGCCGACCTCATCATCGAGGCCGCGACCGAGCGCGAAGAGATCAAGAACGCGATCTTTGAAAATGCAGGGAAAGTCCTCGCAGACGGGGCGATCATGGCTTCGAACACCAGCTCTATCCCCATTACTCGCATGGCAAATCATTCGCCTGACCCGCAGCGCTTCATCGGCTTGCATTTTTTCAACCCGGTTCCGGTCATGGGCCTGATCGAAGTGATTCCCGGCCTTGCGACAGCCAAGGAAACGACTGACCGCGTGACTGCTTTTGCGGAAGGGCTCGGCAAGCAGGTCGTTCTCAGTCAGGACGAGCCGGGCTTCGTCGTTAATCGTATCCTCCTGCCCATGATCAATGAAGCGGTGTTCGTGCTCGGCCAGTCCACTGCCGGGATCGAGGATATAGACAAGGGCTGCCGCCTGGGTCTCAATCATCCGATGGGTCCGTTGCAGCTCGCCGATTTCGTCGGCCTCGATACCTGCCTCGACATCATCAATGTGCTCTACAAGACCACCCGCGACAGCAAGTATCGCCCCGCGCCGCTGCTGGTGAAATATGTCGAGGCCGGCTGGCTCGGCCAGAAGACCGGTCGCGGTTTTTACGACTATTCCGGCGAGGCTCCTGTTCCCACTCGCTAA
- a CDS encoding cob(I)yrinic acid a,c-diamide adenosyltransferase, which translates to MVKLTKIYTRTGDDGTTGLVDGSRCPKYSARIAAIGEVDEANSAIGSAICAVQDRALRDVLTRVQNDLFDLGADLATPSEDGDFEPSEMVLRVVASQVEWIENQIDAFNERLEPLTSFVLPGGSEAAARVHVARATTRSAERALAAMAAETPVNPLATSYVNRLSDLLFVMARVLNDDGKADAKWVPGANR; encoded by the coding sequence ATGGTCAAACTCACCAAAATTTACACCCGAACCGGCGATGATGGCACGACTGGGTTGGTCGATGGTTCGCGCTGCCCGAAGTATTCCGCGCGCATTGCGGCGATCGGCGAAGTCGATGAAGCAAACAGTGCAATCGGCAGTGCGATTTGCGCAGTCCAGGATCGTGCATTGCGTGACGTTCTCACCCGGGTTCAGAACGATCTGTTCGATCTTGGTGCGGATCTCGCAACGCCATCCGAAGACGGCGATTTCGAACCCTCCGAGATGGTGTTGCGGGTGGTCGCTTCTCAGGTGGAGTGGATCGAGAATCAAATCGATGCTTTCAATGAGCGTCTCGAACCGCTGACCAGCTTTGTCCTCCCCGGCGGCAGCGAGGCTGCAGCCCGTGTCCACGTTGCCCGTGCAACCACGCGCTCTGCCGAGCGCGCCCTTGCGGCGATGGCGGCTGAGACCCCCGTGAACCCCTTAGCGACATCATATGTCAACCGCCTCTCGGATTTGCTCTTCGTCATGGCGCGCGTGCTCAACGACGATGGCAAGGCGGACGCAAAGTGGGTGCCGGGCGCTAATCGCTAG